One genomic region from Anabaena sp. PCC 7108 encodes:
- a CDS encoding transglycosylase domain-containing protein has protein sequence MSSPQPPQKPQTFLGQLTQAVNTIQARVDFSKLALKPNAKVPELWVQDAGADKAEIYPLLGDRYILGRSSKSADIVVRNPVVSQIHLSLSRDSSQRTPIFTIKDENSTNGIYIGKRRVTSLELRHGDTFTLGPPELAASVRLQYVDPPAWYVKAATWGIYGIGGVSALFALVIGVEWLKFSVSPLPTATRAPVVVYARDGSTPLREPRNIAHVDLKKLSDFGPYLAAAVVASEDSRYYWHFGVDPLGVLRAVLINSRSGDVQQGASTVTQQVARSLFRDYVGRQDSLERKLREAVVALKLETFYSKDDILLTYLNRVFLGADTSGFEDAAKYYFEKSAKELTLSEAATLVGILPAPNAFDFCGDGPKKLGAADYRNRVIKRLLEMGKISTEEANRARRSTVQVSPKVCERQANTIAPYFYSYVFQELETILGEGAAREGNYIIETQLDPKIQAQAETALRNSVSSAGSSFRFSQGGMVTLDSKTGGILAMVGGTDYRKSQFNRAVQAKRQPGSTFKIFAYTAAIEQGISPSRSYSCAPLTWQGFTYRPCRAGAGGSLDIATGLALSENPIALRVAREIGLNKVVDMAQRLGVKSSLDPVPGLVLGQSVVNVLEMTGAFGAIGNRGVWNPPHAISRILDSSDCQDRQDLKTCRVIYSFDQDPNGNKRVLKTEVANEMIDLMRGVVTRGTGRSAALGLGEGGKTGTTDKNVDLWFIGFIPSRQLVTGIWLGNDNNSPTSGSSAQAAQLWGNYMGKITK, from the coding sequence ATGAGTTCCCCGCAACCGCCTCAAAAGCCACAAACCTTTCTTGGTCAACTGACACAAGCCGTAAATACTATTCAAGCTAGGGTTGATTTTTCTAAACTAGCGCTCAAGCCCAATGCTAAAGTACCAGAACTCTGGGTGCAGGATGCGGGGGCAGATAAAGCGGAAATATATCCGCTGTTGGGCGATCGCTATATTCTAGGTCGTAGTTCCAAATCTGCTGATATCGTTGTCCGCAACCCCGTTGTCAGTCAAATTCACCTATCACTGTCACGGGATTCTAGCCAAAGGACTCCAATTTTCACCATCAAAGATGAAAATTCCACCAATGGGATTTATATTGGCAAGCGGCGAGTCACTTCTCTAGAACTTCGTCACGGAGATACTTTTACCTTAGGTCCACCAGAACTAGCCGCTTCCGTGCGGTTGCAATACGTCGATCCTCCAGCCTGGTATGTAAAAGCTGCAACGTGGGGGATATATGGTATTGGTGGTGTCAGTGCCTTATTTGCTTTAGTCATTGGTGTTGAGTGGCTGAAATTTTCCGTTAGCCCCCTACCAACAGCTACTCGCGCCCCGGTAGTTGTTTACGCCCGTGATGGTTCCACTCCACTCCGTGAACCTAGAAATATTGCTCACGTAGACCTGAAAAAGTTATCAGATTTTGGGCCTTATTTAGCAGCTGCTGTGGTAGCTTCCGAGGATAGTCGTTATTATTGGCACTTTGGGGTAGATCCTTTAGGGGTATTGCGAGCCGTACTGATTAATAGTCGTAGCGGTGATGTTCAACAAGGGGCTAGTACAGTTACTCAGCAGGTTGCCCGTAGTTTATTCCGCGATTATGTAGGTAGACAAGATTCATTAGAGCGGAAATTGCGGGAAGCAGTAGTTGCCCTAAAACTAGAAACTTTTTACAGCAAAGATGATATTTTGCTGACTTACTTAAATCGTGTATTTTTGGGGGCAGATACTTCCGGTTTTGAAGATGCAGCTAAATATTACTTTGAAAAGTCAGCTAAAGAATTAACTCTCTCAGAAGCAGCAACTTTAGTCGGAATTTTACCTGCTCCCAATGCCTTTGATTTTTGTGGGGATGGTCCGAAGAAACTAGGGGCAGCTGATTACCGTAATCGCGTGATTAAGCGACTACTAGAAATGGGGAAAATTTCCACAGAAGAAGCTAACCGAGCTAGACGCTCTACTGTCCAAGTCAGCCCTAAAGTCTGTGAACGACAAGCTAATACTATTGCCCCTTACTTTTACAGTTATGTTTTTCAAGAACTAGAAACGATTTTGGGAGAAGGAGCCGCAAGAGAGGGTAACTATATCATCGAAACCCAACTTGACCCAAAAATTCAAGCACAAGCCGAAACTGCCCTGCGGAATTCAGTCAGTAGTGCTGGTTCAAGTTTTCGTTTTTCTCAAGGGGGAATGGTAACTCTCGACTCCAAAACGGGAGGTATATTGGCAATGGTAGGGGGAACTGATTACAGAAAAAGCCAATTTAATCGTGCTGTTCAAGCTAAAAGACAACCAGGTTCCACTTTCAAGATTTTTGCTTACACCGCTGCCATTGAACAGGGGATATCACCATCAAGGAGTTATTCTTGCGCTCCTTTAACTTGGCAAGGATTTACCTACAGACCTTGCCGTGCTGGTGCTGGTGGTAGTTTAGATATAGCGACTGGTTTGGCTCTTTCAGAAAACCCCATCGCTCTGCGGGTTGCTAGAGAAATTGGGTTGAATAAAGTAGTAGATATGGCGCAGCGTTTGGGGGTTAAATCTTCACTTGACCCCGTTCCTGGCTTGGTATTGGGTCAAAGTGTAGTCAATGTTTTAGAAATGACTGGTGCTTTTGGAGCTATTGGTAATCGTGGAGTGTGGAATCCTCCCCATGCTATTAGTCGAATTCTAGACAGCAGTGATTGTCAAGATCGTCAGGATTTAAAAACTTGCCGTGTTATCTACTCCTTCGACCAAGATCCAAATGGTAATAAGCGAGTTCTGAAAACAGAAGTTGCTAATGAGATGATTGATTTAATGCGTGGGGTAGTTACCAGGGGTACTGGTCGCAGTGCAGCCCTTGGACTGGGTGAAGGGGGCAAAACCGGGACAACGGATAAAAACGTTGACTTGTGGTTTATTGGTTTTATTCCCAGTCGTCAGCTTGTAACTGGTATTTGGCTAGGAAATGACAATAATTCCCCCACATCTGGTAGTAGCGCTCAAGCCGCCCAGTTATGGGGAAATTATATGGGTAAAATCACCAAATAA
- a CDS encoding DUF4335 domain-containing protein yields MNIQRKYSLPNCTLLLEGLSDVTLSAQFQELRPELSILVNAECYLSSYTQPIAGGREFFESLVRAVSAYAQEVLSNVSNPQAHNHESELVELQKIDNNRHRLIVNSEIDTEGFDSNSNNGKHPSIQIDLNTVQLFDLVEAVDQFFADTQTLPELSLELQPVTRRYGGASQVLLKQAVPATVGVSSLAIAAIAFSLIPPPQVRPPEPKPEEQSSATTPTATPTPEASASPTPEASPTPIIRDLEALLSSVPEITDPSQLRALNRQVYNQIHPVWNNRSEIKEDLIFRLGVAADGSIIGYKAVNKASNNAVQKTPLPNLLYNPANRRITNERIAQFRVVFNKQGVLEVSPWLGYTKKPEVIGKKITDSQKIKDLNQKLYGMIRQNWSVTPTFTSDLKYRVAVNKDGVIADYEPLNQVAFDYFRETPLPQMFQSVYGSNVAAPNNKEALGHFQVVFKPNGTLEVTPWEGYR; encoded by the coding sequence ATGAATATTCAACGTAAGTACAGTTTACCTAATTGCACGCTGCTCTTAGAAGGGTTAAGTGATGTCACATTATCTGCCCAATTTCAAGAACTCCGCCCAGAACTATCTATATTGGTAAATGCGGAATGCTATTTATCTAGTTATACTCAGCCCATAGCCGGAGGGCGGGAATTTTTTGAAAGTTTGGTGAGGGCTGTAAGTGCCTATGCTCAAGAAGTTTTAAGTAACGTATCCAACCCCCAAGCCCACAACCATGAGTCGGAGCTAGTGGAGTTGCAAAAAATTGACAACAACCGACATAGATTGATTGTAAATTCAGAAATTGACACAGAGGGTTTTGACTCTAACTCTAATAATGGTAAACACCCATCTATTCAAATAGATTTGAATACTGTGCAATTGTTTGATTTAGTGGAGGCAGTAGATCAGTTTTTTGCTGATACTCAAACATTACCAGAGTTATCACTAGAACTGCAACCAGTAACTAGACGCTATGGTGGTGCTAGTCAAGTCTTGCTCAAGCAAGCAGTACCCGCGACTGTGGGAGTATCAAGTTTGGCTATTGCGGCGATCGCTTTTAGCTTAATTCCTCCTCCTCAAGTACGTCCACCAGAACCGAAGCCAGAGGAACAGTCCAGCGCGACAACACCCACAGCCACCCCTACACCTGAAGCCTCAGCATCACCTACACCTGAAGCCTCACCCACACCGATAATTAGAGATTTAGAAGCACTTCTGAGTTCAGTACCAGAAATTACTGACCCCTCCCAACTACGTGCATTAAATCGCCAAGTTTATAATCAAATTCATCCAGTTTGGAATAATCGTTCTGAAATCAAAGAAGATTTGATCTTTCGTTTAGGTGTGGCTGCCGATGGTAGTATTATCGGTTATAAAGCTGTCAACAAAGCTTCAAATAACGCAGTCCAAAAAACACCACTGCCAAATCTACTTTACAATCCTGCTAACCGCCGCATCACTAACGAACGTATTGCTCAATTTCGAGTAGTCTTTAATAAACAAGGTGTTTTAGAAGTCAGTCCTTGGCTGGGATACACTAAAAAACCGGAAGTAATCGGCAAAAAAATCACTGACTCCCAAAAAATCAAAGACCTAAACCAAAAGCTCTATGGAATGATCCGCCAAAATTGGAGTGTAACACCTACATTTACCTCAGATTTGAAATATCGGGTGGCGGTTAACAAAGATGGTGTCATTGCTGACTATGAACCACTCAACCAAGTAGCCTTTGACTATTTTCGGGAAACACCCCTACCACAGATGTTCCAGTCAGTTTACGGCTCAAATGTGGCTGCTCCCAACAATAAAGAAGCTCTTGGTCACTTCCAAGTGGTATTTAAGCCTAACGGCACACTAGAAGTTACCCCTTGGGAAGGATACAGGTAA
- a CDS encoding DUF3038 domain-containing protein produces MNVSASLTPFNSPTPEAMPMILDTLPDPAIAPKGCPRRTTLQIDLMLLAIEALELGGSEAILSFAQELDLKGIIKDRVNLWRMRSSNPLRRAHIRRPLDILEAKALVVITCYIARRLTVVIRQLLMIYQQLSEKQIPLEQNLRLANYLERFKAHFKSRMNARRSISLTLNSDEKLDELAIDLLGKLLFCTGTAGMQRFWISLFDGEVE; encoded by the coding sequence ATGAATGTCTCCGCAAGTTTAACGCCGTTCAATAGTCCAACTCCTGAAGCCATGCCGATGATTCTGGATACTTTACCAGATCCGGCGATCGCTCCCAAGGGATGTCCTCGCCGAACTACGTTACAAATAGACCTGATGTTACTGGCAATAGAAGCTTTAGAATTAGGGGGTTCTGAAGCTATCTTGTCTTTTGCCCAAGAGTTAGACCTCAAAGGAATTATTAAAGATCGAGTCAACTTATGGCGAATGCGTAGCTCTAACCCCCTACGACGAGCGCATATCCGCAGACCATTAGACATTCTGGAAGCAAAAGCACTAGTAGTCATCACTTGCTACATAGCACGGCGCTTAACAGTTGTCATCCGCCAGCTACTGATGATATATCAGCAATTGTCCGAAAAGCAGATTCCACTAGAACAAAATTTGCGGTTAGCTAATTACCTAGAGCGGTTTAAAGCGCATTTCAAAAGCCGGATGAATGCCAGACGTTCTATTTCACTGACATTAAACTCTGATGAAAAATTAGATGAATTGGCTATAGATTTATTAGGAAAATTACTATTCTGCACCGGTACAGCTGGAATGCAGCGTTTCTGGATTTCTCTTTTTGACGGTGAAGTGGAATGA
- a CDS encoding adenine phosphoribosyltransferase, whose translation MDLKSLIRDIPDFPKPGILFRDITTLLRDPDGLRYTIDFLTQKCLESDLKADCVVGMESRGFIFAAPLAYQLGAGFIPVRKKGKLPAAVHRIEYELEYGTDSLEVHQDAIHPGSKVLIVDDLIATGGTASATAKLLQKIGCELVGFGFIIELRDLQGRKHLPDVPIISVVEY comes from the coding sequence ATGGATTTAAAGTCTCTGATTCGTGACATACCAGATTTTCCTAAGCCGGGAATTTTATTTCGGGATATTACCACCTTATTGCGTGATCCAGATGGTTTACGCTACACCATTGATTTTTTAACACAAAAATGCCTTGAATCCGACCTCAAGGCTGATTGTGTCGTGGGGATGGAATCTCGTGGGTTCATTTTTGCTGCCCCTCTGGCTTATCAATTAGGTGCTGGTTTTATTCCCGTGCGTAAAAAAGGAAAGTTACCAGCAGCAGTTCACAGAATTGAGTATGAACTAGAGTATGGTACAGATAGTTTGGAAGTACATCAGGATGCAATACATCCAGGTAGTAAAGTTTTGATTGTCGATGATCTGATTGCTACGGGTGGGACTGCAAGCGCTACAGCAAAGTTGCTACAAAAAATTGGCTGCGAACTTGTGGGGTTTGGGTTTATCATCGAGTTACGGGATTTACAAGGGCGAAAACATCTGCCAGATGTACCAATCATATCTGTGGTTGAATATTAG
- a CDS encoding ABC transporter permease — MTSIKISLDTGRDWLIKLITNETFIYVIKRLLQALLTIFLASALSFFIMKLSPGDYVDTLRQNPKISPERIEEIRRQFGLDKSWPEQFYLWLRRILTKGDFGTSFVYQRSVGSLLLERVPATLLLAIASLITTWAIAIPLGILAAVKQNRRTDKVLQVISYAGQGFPSFITALFLLFFAQVTTPLFPVGNMTSIDHTELTWLGKILDTAWHMILPLIALSITSFAGLQRIMRGQLLDVLRQDYIQTARAKGLPENRVIYVHALRNAINPLITLLGFELASLLSGAFITENFFNWPGLGKLTLQAVLAKDQYLVMASLVMSAVLLIIGNLIADLMLKAADPRIKLEDLN, encoded by the coding sequence ATGACTTCTATCAAAATTTCACTGGATACAGGTCGAGATTGGCTAATTAAGCTAATCACAAATGAAACTTTTATTTATGTGATCAAACGGTTGCTACAGGCGCTGTTGACGATTTTTTTAGCGTCGGCTTTGTCGTTCTTTATTATGAAGTTGTCACCGGGTGATTACGTAGATACACTGCGACAAAACCCGAAGATTTCCCCGGAACGGATTGAGGAAATACGCCGACAATTTGGTTTAGATAAGTCTTGGCCTGAGCAATTTTACCTGTGGTTGAGGCGAATTTTGACTAAGGGTGATTTTGGGACAAGTTTTGTTTATCAGCGCTCAGTAGGGTCGCTGTTGCTGGAAAGAGTACCAGCGACTTTGTTGTTAGCGATCGCTTCTTTAATTACAACATGGGCGATCGCTATTCCTTTGGGTATTCTCGCTGCTGTCAAGCAAAATCGCAGGACTGATAAGGTTTTGCAGGTAATTAGCTATGCGGGACAAGGGTTTCCGAGTTTTATTACGGCCTTATTTTTATTATTCTTCGCCCAAGTAACTACCCCACTGTTTCCGGTGGGTAACATGACTAGTATCGATCACACTGAACTGACATGGCTGGGTAAGATATTAGATACTGCTTGGCACATGATTTTACCGTTAATTGCCCTGAGTATTACCAGTTTTGCCGGGTTGCAACGGATTATGCGCGGTCAATTACTGGATGTATTGCGTCAAGATTATATCCAAACTGCCCGTGCTAAAGGACTTCCAGAAAATCGGGTGATATATGTTCATGCTTTGCGTAATGCTATCAACCCCTTAATTACTTTATTGGGTTTTGAATTAGCAAGTTTATTAAGCGGTGCATTTATTACCGAAAATTTCTTTAATTGGCCAGGTTTAGGAAAATTGACTTTACAAGCTGTTTTAGCTAAAGACCAATATTTAGTCATGGCCAGTTTGGTGATGAGTGCAGTGTTGTTGATTATTGGGAATCTAATTGCTGATTTAATGTTAAAAGCAGCAGATCCACGAATTAAATTAGAAGACTTGAATTAA
- the cysH gene encoding phosphoadenosine phosphosulfate reductase, giving the protein MTVSTAFDLDRLNQQFETATPKQILAWSIENVPTGLVQTSAFNVDDLVITHILYTELKHPVPVIFLDTLYHFPQTLELVAKAKEIYNLDLQTYKTPDVDTREAFAAKFGEALWDKDIAQFHNITKIEPLLRGLDELKTTAWITGRRRDQAVTRANMPIFELDNLGRLKVNPIAAWTRKDSWAYVAEHGVIYNPLHDQGYPSIGDEPITTKVADGEDERAGRWRGSEKTECGIHI; this is encoded by the coding sequence ATGACAGTTTCCACAGCTTTTGACTTAGATCGATTAAATCAGCAATTTGAAACCGCTACCCCCAAACAAATCCTTGCTTGGTCTATCGAGAACGTCCCCACAGGACTGGTGCAAACTAGCGCATTTAACGTAGATGACTTGGTAATTACTCATATTCTCTATACTGAACTCAAACATCCAGTTCCTGTCATCTTTCTCGATACCCTCTACCACTTCCCTCAAACCTTGGAACTTGTAGCCAAAGCTAAAGAAATCTATAACCTAGATTTGCAAACTTATAAAACTCCAGATGTAGACACCCGTGAAGCCTTTGCTGCTAAGTTTGGTGAAGCACTGTGGGATAAAGATATTGCTCAATTCCACAACATTACAAAAATTGAACCACTGTTACGGGGATTAGACGAACTGAAAACTACAGCTTGGATTACAGGTCGTCGTCGTGACCAAGCTGTAACCCGTGCGAATATGCCCATATTTGAATTAGATAATCTGGGCAGACTAAAAGTAAATCCAATTGCTGCTTGGACACGCAAAGACAGTTGGGCTTATGTAGCTGAACATGGAGTAATTTACAATCCTCTTCATGACCAAGGTTATCCCAGTATTGGTGATGAACCTATTACCACTAAAGTGGCTGACGGTGAAGACGAACGCGCTGGACGTTGGCGGGGAAGTGAAAAAACTGAATGTGGAATTCACATTTAG
- a CDS encoding HNH endonuclease, with translation MSISYIPAALRRLVEERAERQCEYCLLPAQVAFFHHEIDHIIAEKHGGETNADNLALTCWRCNRYKGSDLGSFDPETGNFSFLFNPRNQEWKSHFMFSEVVLVGLTPEGRTTVKLLQMNNEDRLTERKKLRSK, from the coding sequence GTGAGTATATCCTATATTCCGGCTGCACTTCGCAGGTTAGTAGAAGAACGTGCAGAACGTCAATGTGAATATTGTTTACTACCTGCACAAGTCGCATTTTTTCACCATGAAATTGACCATATTATTGCAGAAAAGCATGGGGGTGAAACTAATGCTGATAATTTAGCTCTCACTTGTTGGCGTTGTAACCGATATAAAGGTAGTGATTTAGGTTCATTTGACCCAGAAACAGGAAATTTTAGCTTTTTATTTAACCCACGTAACCAGGAATGGAAATCACATTTTATGTTTTCAGAAGTGGTTTTAGTTGGTTTAACTCCTGAAGGAAGAACAACAGTTAAATTATTGCAAATGAATAACGAAGATAGACTAACTGAACGAAAAAAATTAAGGTCAAAATAG
- a CDS encoding serine/threonine-protein kinase has translation MLQLRTYLSIHFSMLQPGKPLKQRPQYVIEEEIGAGGFGVTYKAIHQDLNFPVVIKTPNSRLFRDANYPKYVEAFRKEGRTLAKMTQNHHPHIVRIIDFFEEDDLPCLVMDFVKGENLYHLVQDKGILSESIAIDYIKQIADALSLCHQNGIIHRDAHPGNMILKENSNTVVLIDFGLAGNVNSQSINQAANLAFAPWEQMLETEKYATIDVYTLAASLFYLVTGDTPTASLARKMLNNDLIEPKQLNSRISDKLNQTIVKGLELEPINRPQSMREFRDMLGLVNKPVPISTPQPQPRQKQNIATPPPVNTVRLPQPQNSSSFLSKIKEIFIPQSFTPQPVNQEVELKSDLGMDYRKLQNYLKAGKWKEADKETRKVMLAVAKREKEGWLDINSIDNFPYADLRTIDQLWVKYSHGKFGFSVQKRIYQGYGGTREFNSEILTKFLNKVGWRKGGSLLDYSDITLDIQAPEGHLPIGNVVRGIGRDLKYTNTLFVWADWKVAGSLLSRQDL, from the coding sequence ATGTTACAATTACGGACATATTTAAGCATACATTTTTCTATGTTACAACCAGGAAAGCCATTAAAACAACGTCCGCAATATGTAATAGAAGAAGAAATTGGTGCTGGGGGTTTTGGTGTTACTTATAAAGCTATACATCAAGATTTAAATTTTCCCGTTGTTATTAAAACTCCTAATAGTCGTTTGTTTAGAGATGCTAATTATCCTAAATATGTAGAAGCTTTCCGCAAGGAAGGAAGAACATTAGCTAAAATGACTCAAAATCATCATCCCCATATTGTCAGAATTATCGACTTTTTTGAAGAGGATGATTTACCATGTTTGGTGATGGATTTTGTCAAGGGCGAAAATTTATATCACTTGGTGCAAGATAAGGGTATTTTATCAGAATCTATTGCCATTGATTATATTAAACAAATTGCTGACGCTTTATCTCTTTGTCATCAAAATGGCATTATTCACCGAGACGCACATCCTGGAAATATGATTTTAAAAGAAAATAGCAATACTGTAGTTTTAATAGATTTTGGTTTAGCGGGAAATGTGAATAGTCAAAGTATTAACCAAGCTGCTAATTTAGCTTTTGCACCTTGGGAACAAATGCTAGAAACGGAAAAATATGCAACCATAGATGTTTATACTTTAGCTGCTTCATTGTTTTATTTAGTGACTGGAGATACTCCCACTGCATCTTTAGCGAGGAAGATGTTAAATAATGATTTAATAGAACCTAAACAATTAAATTCAAGAATTAGTGATAAATTAAATCAAACGATTGTTAAAGGTTTGGAATTAGAACCTATAAACCGTCCGCAAAGTATGCGGGAGTTTCGGGATATGTTGGGTTTGGTAAATAAACCTGTACCTATTTCTACACCTCAACCACAACCAAGACAAAAGCAAAATATCGCCACACCTCCACCTGTAAACACTGTTCGTTTACCACAACCACAAAATTCTTCTTCTTTCTTATCTAAGATAAAGGAAATTTTCATTCCTCAAAGTTTCACACCTCAGCCTGTAAACCAAGAGGTAGAATTAAAATCAGATCTAGGAATGGACTACAGAAAACTGCAAAACTACCTCAAAGCTGGAAAATGGAAAGAAGCGGATAAGGAAACAAGAAAGGTAATGTTAGCGGTTGCGAAACGGGAAAAGGAAGGTTGGTTAGATATTAATAGTATTGATAATTTTCCCTATGCAGACCTCCGCACCATTGACCAGTTGTGGGTAAAATACAGTCATGGTAAATTTGGTTTTTCTGTGCAGAAACGAATTTATCAAGGTTATGGTGGAACGAGAGAATTTAACAGCGAAATCTTGACGAAGTTCTTAAACAAGGTAGGATGGAGAAAAGGAGGAAGCTTGTTGGACTACAGTGATATTACTTTGGATATACAAGCACCAGAAGGCCACCTCCCAATTGGGAATGTGGTGAGAGGGATAGGAAGAGATTTGAAGTATACCAATACCTTGTTTGTGTGGGCAGATTGGAAAGTGGCGGGATCTCTTCTCTCGCGTCAAGACTTGTAG
- the sbcD gene encoding exonuclease subunit SbcD produces MIKILHLSDIHMGSGFSHGRINSATGLNTRLEDFVKTLSLCIDRALTESVDMVIFGGDAFPDATPAPYVQEAFASQFRRLVDADIPTVLLVGNHDQHSQGVGGASLNIYRTLGVRGFVVGDTLTTHSIQTRNGKVQIITLPWLTRSTLMTRQETAGLSMADVNQLLTDRLQVVLEGEIRRLDPDVPTVLLAHLMADNATLGAERLLAVGKGFTLPLSLLTRPCFDYVALGHVHKHQNLNKSNDPPVIYPGSIERVDFSEEKEDKGYVMVELERGKVNWEFCPLPVRVFRTIEVDLSKADDPQAVLLKAIAKYNIQDAVVRLIYKLRSEQLDLIDNSSVHSALGAAHTYTIQPELVSQLAKPRIPELSASSSIDPMDALKTYLDNREDLKDIAASMLEAAQNLLGNDGEIWLESMTKTVLSVE; encoded by the coding sequence ATGATTAAAATACTCCACCTTTCCGATATCCACATGGGAAGCGGTTTCTCCCACGGACGCATCAATTCGGCAACAGGATTAAATACACGATTGGAGGATTTTGTCAAGACTTTATCTTTATGTATTGACCGAGCCTTAACAGAATCAGTAGATATGGTGATATTTGGCGGTGATGCTTTTCCTGATGCTACACCAGCGCCTTACGTACAAGAAGCTTTTGCTAGTCAATTTCGTCGCCTTGTTGATGCTGATATTCCTACGGTGCTGTTGGTGGGTAATCATGACCAACATTCCCAAGGAGTGGGTGGCGCAAGTTTAAATATTTACCGGACTTTAGGTGTACGGGGGTTTGTGGTGGGTGATACTTTGACTACTCACAGCATCCAAACCCGTAACGGGAAGGTACAAATAATTACTCTCCCTTGGTTAACTCGTTCCACTCTGATGACTCGTCAAGAAACTGCGGGTTTGTCTATGGCGGATGTTAATCAACTGTTAACAGATCGGTTACAAGTGGTTTTAGAAGGAGAAATTCGCAGACTTGACCCGGATGTACCAACGGTGCTTTTGGCACATTTGATGGCTGATAATGCGACTTTAGGGGCGGAACGTTTGTTGGCTGTAGGTAAAGGTTTTACTTTACCATTATCTTTGTTGACACGTCCTTGTTTCGATTATGTGGCTTTGGGTCATGTTCATAAACACCAAAATTTAAACAAATCTAATGACCCGCCGGTGATTTATCCTGGAAGTATTGAACGGGTGGACTTTAGTGAAGAGAAAGAAGATAAAGGTTATGTGATGGTGGAATTGGAACGGGGGAAAGTAAATTGGGAATTTTGCCCCTTACCTGTAAGAGTATTCCGCACGATTGAGGTAGATTTATCTAAGGCTGATGATCCGCAAGCGGTTTTGTTGAAAGCGATCGCTAAATATAATATTCAAGATGCTGTAGTCAGGTTAATTTACAAACTGCGTTCTGAACAATTGGATTTAATTGATAACTCTTCTGTCCATAGTGCTTTAGGTGCAGCGCATACATATACAATTCAACCTGAGTTAGTTAGTCAGTTAGCTAAACCCCGCATTCCTGAATTAAGCGCTAGTAGCAGCATTGACCCAATGGACGCGCTAAAAACTTATTTGGATAATCGGGAAGACCTGAAAGACATCGCTGCATCTATGCTAGAGGCAGCACAAAATTTATTAGGAAATGATGGAGAAATTTGGTTAGAAAGTATGACCAAAACAGTGCTGAGTGTTGAGTAA